A stretch of Pseudomonas sp. LRP2-20 DNA encodes these proteins:
- a CDS encoding diguanylate cyclase — protein sequence MTQAAEPSQERLSQELEQLLQRLSRTRLRHGDLPDQMELPPARKPVYLLLHDHERAERLAQQLEFFGLSAQPQPCASAFLASLAEQPPAAIVMDVDFSGPGAGLPLAALAHQGLAQPIPLLFFSLHEADTPTRLAAVRAGGQAFLTGTLEASSLLEKLEVMTSTAQQDPLRVLIIDDSRTQALHTERVLASAGMLTRSLNDPIGAMAELADFQPDLIILDLYMPTCSGPELAKVIRHNDRYVSVPIIYLSAEDDLDKQLDAMSEGGDDFLTKPIRSRHLITTVRNRAARARHLKARMVRDSLTGLYNHTHILQLLEDCSYRARRERQPLSFAMLDIDHFKKINDRHGHPMGDRVIKSLALFLKQRLRKTDFIGRYGGEEFAIVMPNTSLKAAHKVLDEIRRRFAEILYPAQPEDLQCTFSAGVVQLDDELDALSMASTADEALYRAKHAGRNCVVRVEP from the coding sequence ATGACCCAAGCCGCAGAGCCGAGCCAGGAGCGCCTCTCGCAGGAGCTCGAACAGCTGTTGCAGCGCCTGTCGCGCACGCGCCTGCGCCACGGCGACCTGCCCGATCAGATGGAGTTGCCGCCTGCGCGCAAGCCGGTGTACCTGCTGCTGCACGACCATGAGCGCGCCGAACGCCTCGCCCAGCAGCTGGAGTTCTTCGGCCTGAGCGCGCAGCCGCAGCCCTGCGCCAGTGCGTTTCTGGCGTCACTGGCCGAGCAACCTCCGGCGGCCATCGTCATGGATGTCGACTTCTCCGGCCCCGGTGCTGGCCTGCCGTTGGCGGCACTGGCCCATCAGGGCCTGGCGCAGCCCATACCGTTACTGTTCTTCAGCCTGCACGAAGCCGATACGCCGACCCGCCTGGCCGCCGTGCGCGCCGGCGGCCAGGCGTTTCTGACCGGTACGCTGGAGGCCTCCAGCCTGCTGGAAAAACTCGAAGTCATGACCAGTACTGCCCAGCAAGACCCCTTGCGCGTGCTGATCATCGACGATTCACGCACCCAGGCCCTGCATACCGAACGGGTACTGGCCAGTGCCGGAATGCTGACCCGCAGCCTGAACGACCCGATCGGCGCCATGGCCGAGCTTGCCGACTTCCAGCCTGACCTGATCATCCTCGACCTGTACATGCCGACATGCTCGGGCCCGGAACTGGCCAAAGTGATTCGTCACAATGACCGATACGTGAGCGTGCCGATCATCTACCTGTCCGCCGAGGACGACCTGGACAAGCAGCTCGACGCCATGAGCGAAGGCGGCGATGACTTCCTGACCAAGCCGATCCGCTCACGCCACCTGATCACCACCGTGCGCAACCGCGCTGCCCGCGCCCGCCACCTCAAGGCCCGCATGGTCCGTGACAGCCTGACCGGGCTGTACAACCACACCCACATCCTGCAACTGCTCGAAGACTGCAGCTACCGTGCCCGCCGCGAGCGGCAGCCGCTGAGCTTCGCCATGCTCGACATCGACCATTTCAAGAAAATCAACGACCGCCACGGCCACCCCATGGGCGACCGGGTGATCAAGAGCCTGGCACTGTTCCTCAAGCAACGCCTGCGCAAGACCGACTTCATTGGCCGCTATGGCGGAGAGGAGTTCGCCATCGTCATGCCCAACACCTCGCTGAAAGCCGCGCACAAGGTGCTGGACGAAATTCGCCGGCGCTTTGCCGAAATCCTGTACCCGGCGCAGCCGGAGGACCTGCAGTGCACCTTCAGCGCCGGCGTGGTACAGCTGGACGATGAGCTGGATGCACTGAGCATGGCCAGCACGGCGGATGAGGCGTTGTACCGGGCCAAGCATGCGGGGCGTAACTGCGTGGTCCGCGTCGAGCCGTAA
- the speA gene encoding arginine decarboxylase — MSVRRTRKDDGSQWTVADSRSVYGIRHWGAGYFAINEAGRVEVRPNGPSSAPIDLFEQVDELRQSGLSLPLLVRFPDILQDRVRQLTGAFDANIARLEYQSQYTALYPIKVNQQEAVVENIIATQNVSIGLEAGSKPELLAVLALAPKGGTIVCNGYKDREFIRLALMGQKLGHNVFIVIEKESEVALVIDEAAELKVKPQVGLRVRLSSLASSKWADTGGEKSKFGLSAAQLISVVQRFRDAGLDQGIRLLHFHMGSQIANLADYQHGFKEAIRYYGELRALGLPVDHIDVGGGLGVDYDGTHSRNASSINYDMDDYAGVVVGMLKEFCDAQGLPHPHIFSESGRSLTAHHAMLVIQVTDVEKHNDDVPTIENKEALPETVQWLVDLLGPTDIEMVTETYWRATHYLGDVAAQYADGKISLAEKALAEQCYFAVCRRLHNSLKARQRSHRQVLDELNDKLADKYICNFSVFQSLPDTWAIGQVLPIIPLHRLDEEPMRRAVLQDLTCDSDGKINQYVDEQSIETSMPVHAVNEGEDYLLGVFLVGAYQEILGDMHNLFGDTDSVNIYQNADGSVYHAGIETHDTIEDMLRYVHLSPEELMTHYRDKVASAKISARERTQFLDALRLGLTRSSYLSS, encoded by the coding sequence ATGTCCGTACGACGCACACGCAAAGACGATGGTAGCCAATGGACCGTGGCCGACAGCCGCAGTGTTTATGGCATCCGCCATTGGGGCGCTGGTTATTTCGCCATCAATGAAGCCGGGCGCGTCGAAGTGCGCCCCAACGGCCCCAGCAGCGCGCCGATCGACCTGTTCGAGCAGGTCGACGAGCTGCGTCAGAGCGGCCTGTCGCTGCCGCTGCTGGTGCGCTTCCCTGATATCCTTCAGGACCGCGTGCGCCAGCTGACCGGTGCCTTCGATGCCAACATCGCGCGCCTGGAGTACCAGAGCCAGTACACTGCCCTGTACCCGATCAAGGTCAACCAGCAGGAAGCGGTGGTGGAAAACATCATCGCCACGCAGAACGTCTCGATCGGCCTGGAAGCCGGTTCCAAGCCTGAGCTGCTGGCAGTGCTGGCGCTGGCGCCGAAGGGCGGCACCATCGTCTGCAACGGCTACAAGGACCGCGAGTTCATCCGCCTGGCGCTGATGGGCCAGAAACTCGGCCACAACGTGTTCATCGTCATCGAGAAAGAGTCGGAAGTGGCCCTGGTGATCGACGAGGCCGCCGAGCTCAAGGTCAAGCCACAGGTGGGCCTGCGCGTGCGCCTGTCGTCGCTGGCTTCGAGCAAGTGGGCTGACACCGGGGGCGAGAAGTCCAAGTTCGGTTTGTCCGCCGCCCAGCTGATCTCGGTGGTGCAGCGCTTCCGCGATGCCGGCCTGGACCAGGGCATCCGCCTGCTGCACTTCCACATGGGCTCGCAGATCGCCAACCTGGCCGACTACCAGCACGGTTTCAAGGAAGCCATCCGTTACTATGGCGAATTGCGCGCGCTGGGCCTGCCGGTCGACCATATCGACGTCGGTGGTGGCCTGGGCGTGGACTACGACGGTACCCACTCGCGCAACGCCAGCTCGATCAACTACGACATGGATGACTACGCCGGCGTGGTGGTGGGCATGCTCAAGGAGTTCTGCGACGCGCAGGGCCTGCCGCACCCGCACATCTTCTCGGAGAGCGGCCGTTCGCTGACTGCGCACCACGCGATGCTGGTGATCCAGGTGACCGACGTCGAGAAGCACAACGACGATGTGCCGACCATCGAGAACAAGGAAGCCCTGCCGGAAACCGTGCAATGGCTGGTCGACCTGCTTGGCCCGACCGACATCGAGATGGTCACCGAGACCTACTGGCGCGCCACCCACTACCTGGGCGACGTGGCGGCGCAGTACGCCGATGGCAAGATCAGCCTGGCCGAGAAGGCCCTGGCCGAGCAGTGCTACTTCGCCGTGTGCCGCCGCCTGCACAACTCGCTGAAGGCCCGCCAGCGCTCGCACCGCCAGGTACTGGATGAGCTCAACGACAAGCTGGCCGACAAGTACATCTGCAACTTCTCGGTGTTCCAGAGCCTGCCGGACACCTGGGCCATCGGCCAGGTACTGCCGATCATCCCGTTGCACCGCCTGGACGAGGAGCCGATGCGCCGCGCGGTGCTGCAGGACTTGACCTGCGACTCCGACGGCAAGATCAACCAGTACGTCGACGAGCAGAGCATCGAGACCAGCATGCCGGTGCACGCGGTCAACGAAGGTGAGGATTACCTGCTGGGCGTGTTCCTGGTCGGTGCCTATCAGGAAATTCTCGGCGACATGCACAACCTGTTCGGTGACACCGACTCGGTGAACATCTACCAGAACGCCGATGGCAGCGTGTACCACGCCGGTATCGAGACCCACGACACCATCGAAGACATGCTGCGTTACGTGCACCTGTCGCCGGAGGAGTTGATGACGCACTACCGTGACAAGGTGGCCAGCGCCAAGATCAGCGCGCGTGAGCGGACCCAGTTCCTCGATGCGTTGCGCCTGGGGCTGACGCGCTCTTCTTACCTGTCTTCGTGA
- a CDS encoding protein-disulfide reductase DsbD: protein MRRLFFLLFLLLASPAFASGLLDNRPSATLGAASLSNNADFLPVHEAFKLSLLQADAQTLKLRFVATDGYYLYRHRFHFRTEPADIALGTPNIPKGEAKHDEFFGDVEVYHGVLDIEIPRTDARAFTLLVGYQGCADKGLCYPPETERLSIDGEGAAAGTALPASSEQGWSWKSLLLFFLAGVGLTFTPCVLPMLPILSGVVLRGQVGGLRGLALSLAYVLPMAASFAVLGALMGLFGAGLNLQARLQSAWVLVPFALFFVVFALAMFGLFELKLPQALSNRLNNVANHTRGGSLLGAAVLGVLSSLLVSPCVSAPLAGALLYISASGDAVGGALKLFALGLGMGAPLLLIATGGAAWLPKSGPWLNTVKNAIGVLLLGLAIGLLSRVLPGPATLLLVGFLAAGVALFLGALEFVVKTPRQRLAQLLGLALLVYALACWYGALNGQGDPLRPLPAPVTASANSPATATSGAWQTVTTPAALDAALAEAKAAGQPVLLDWYADWCISCKVIEHEVLNAPQVQGQLNAFKLLRFDITQSSAEQRTLLDRYQLFGPPALLFFAANGSEMTTDRVIGEINAGEFAQVLTRVRGKLGL, encoded by the coding sequence ATGCGCCGCCTGTTTTTCCTGCTGTTCCTGCTGCTGGCCAGCCCTGCTTTCGCCTCGGGCCTGCTCGACAACCGCCCCAGCGCCACCCTCGGCGCCGCTTCGCTGTCCAACAACGCCGACTTCCTGCCGGTGCACGAAGCCTTCAAGCTCAGCCTGCTGCAGGCCGACGCGCAGACCCTCAAGCTGCGCTTCGTCGCCACCGACGGTTACTACCTGTACCGCCATCGCTTCCACTTCCGCACGGAGCCGGCCGACATCGCCCTGGGCACGCCAAACATCCCCAAGGGCGAGGCCAAGCACGACGAATTCTTCGGTGACGTCGAGGTGTACCACGGTGTGCTCGACATCGAGATCCCGCGCACCGACGCCCGCGCCTTCACCCTGCTGGTGGGCTACCAGGGCTGCGCCGACAAAGGCCTGTGCTACCCGCCGGAAACCGAGCGCCTGAGCATCGATGGCGAAGGTGCTGCCGCCGGCACCGCCTTGCCTGCGAGCAGCGAACAAGGCTGGAGCTGGAAATCGCTGCTGCTGTTCTTCCTCGCCGGGGTCGGCCTGACCTTCACCCCCTGCGTGCTGCCGATGCTGCCGATCCTCTCCGGCGTGGTCCTGCGCGGGCAGGTTGGTGGCCTGCGCGGCCTGGCCCTGTCGCTGGCCTACGTGCTGCCGATGGCCGCCAGCTTCGCCGTGCTCGGCGCGCTGATGGGCCTGTTCGGCGCCGGGCTGAACCTGCAGGCACGCCTGCAATCGGCCTGGGTACTGGTGCCTTTCGCATTGTTCTTCGTGGTCTTTGCCCTGGCCATGTTCGGCCTGTTCGAGCTCAAGTTGCCGCAGGCCCTGAGCAACCGCCTGAATAACGTCGCCAATCACACCCGGGGCGGCTCGCTGCTCGGTGCCGCGGTGCTCGGCGTGCTTTCCAGCCTGCTGGTCTCGCCCTGTGTGTCAGCGCCGCTGGCCGGCGCCTTGCTGTACATCAGCGCCAGCGGCGATGCCGTGGGCGGCGCGCTCAAGCTGTTCGCCCTGGGCCTGGGCATGGGTGCCCCCTTGCTGCTGATTGCCACGGGTGGCGCGGCCTGGTTGCCGAAGAGCGGCCCTTGGCTGAACACCGTGAAAAACGCCATCGGCGTGCTGCTGCTGGGCCTGGCCATCGGCCTGCTCAGCCGCGTGCTGCCAGGGCCGGCAACCTTGCTGCTGGTCGGTTTCCTGGCGGCTGGCGTGGCGCTGTTCCTGGGTGCCCTGGAGTTCGTGGTCAAAACACCACGCCAACGCCTGGCACAACTGCTCGGCCTGGCATTGCTGGTGTATGCCCTGGCCTGCTGGTACGGCGCCCTGAACGGCCAGGGCGACCCGCTGCGCCCATTGCCAGCCCCCGTCACGGCCAGCGCCAACAGCCCGGCGACGGCCACATCAGGTGCCTGGCAGACCGTGACCACACCGGCCGCGCTGGACGCTGCCCTGGCCGAAGCCAAGGCAGCCGGTCAACCGGTGCTGCTGGACTGGTACGCCGACTGGTGCATCAGCTGCAAGGTGATCGAGCACGAGGTGCTGAACGCGCCGCAGGTTCAAGGGCAGTTGAACGCCTTCAAGCTGCTGCGCTTCGACATCACCCAGAGCAGCGCCGAACAGCGCACGCTACTCGACCGCTATCAGCTGTTCGGGCCGCCGGCACTGCTGTTCTTTGCCGCGAACGGCAGCGAAATGACCACCGATCGGGTCATTGGCGAGATAAACGCCGGGGAGTTCGCACAGGTTTTGACGCGCGTGCGCGGCAAACTCGGTCTATAA
- a CDS encoding MATE family efflux transporter, whose protein sequence is MSQLTTDWQHRPTHRKVWALAAPMILSNISVPLVALVDSTVIGHLPHAHQLGAVAVGATLFTFMVGLMGFLRMGSTGFAAQAAGRADGAALRQVLVQGLLLAVAFALLIGLLALPFSQLALHAMQPSEALQQSTEAFFHTRLLGLPAALASYALVGWFLGTQNARAPLAILLTTNLLNIALNLWFVLGLNWGVLGSARASVIAEWSAALLGLALTRPALRAYPGQIAWAALKRWQAWRPLLAVNRDIFLRSLALQLVFLLITVQGARLGEATVAANALLLNGLLLTAYALDGLAHAVEALCGHAIGARDRDTLRRSLVVACGWSLITSVGFAGVFLLGGHLFIDLQTDIESVRAAAYPYLPYLALLPLIAVWSYLLDGLFIGATRAREMRNAMLLSVLIALPLGVLMTGLGNHGLWLAFLGFMALRAVTLGWVGWRLQQRGSWVG, encoded by the coding sequence ATGTCGCAACTGACCACCGACTGGCAGCACCGCCCCACTCACCGCAAGGTCTGGGCGCTGGCCGCGCCGATGATCCTTTCCAACATTTCGGTACCGCTGGTGGCCCTGGTCGACAGCACCGTGATCGGCCACCTGCCCCATGCCCACCAGCTCGGCGCAGTGGCCGTGGGCGCCACGCTGTTCACTTTCATGGTCGGCCTGATGGGTTTCCTGCGCATGGGCTCCACGGGCTTCGCCGCCCAGGCCGCCGGGCGTGCCGACGGCGCGGCGCTGCGCCAGGTGCTGGTGCAGGGCCTGCTGCTGGCCGTAGCCTTTGCCCTGCTGATCGGCCTGCTCGCCCTGCCCTTCAGCCAGCTGGCGCTGCACGCCATGCAACCGAGCGAGGCGTTGCAGCAATCCACCGAGGCGTTCTTCCACACCCGGCTGCTCGGCCTGCCAGCAGCACTGGCCAGCTATGCGCTGGTCGGCTGGTTCCTCGGCACCCAGAACGCACGGGCGCCGTTGGCGATTCTGCTGACCACCAACCTGCTGAACATCGCCCTCAACCTGTGGTTCGTGCTGGGCCTTAACTGGGGCGTGCTGGGTTCGGCACGGGCCTCGGTGATCGCCGAATGGAGCGCTGCCCTGCTCGGCCTGGCCCTGACCCGCCCGGCCCTGCGCGCCTACCCCGGGCAGATCGCCTGGGCTGCGCTCAAGCGCTGGCAGGCCTGGCGGCCATTGCTGGCAGTGAATCGCGACATCTTCCTGCGCAGCCTGGCGCTGCAGCTGGTGTTCCTGCTGATCACCGTGCAAGGCGCACGCCTGGGCGAAGCCACGGTGGCGGCCAATGCCCTGCTGCTCAACGGCCTGCTGCTCACTGCCTACGCCCTCGATGGCCTGGCGCATGCCGTGGAGGCGCTGTGTGGGCATGCCATTGGTGCGCGGGATCGAGACACCTTGCGCCGCTCGCTGGTGGTGGCCTGTGGTTGGTCGCTGATCACCAGCGTGGGGTTTGCCGGCGTGTTCCTGCTCGGTGGGCACCTGTTCATCGACCTGCAGACCGATATTGAAAGCGTGCGGGCGGCGGCTTATCCGTACCTGCCGTATCTGGCGCTGCTGCCGTTGATTGCGGTGTGGAGTTATTTGCTCGACGGGCTGTTCATCGGCGCAACCCGAGCGCGCGAGATGCGCAATGCAATGTTGCTGTCGGTGCTGATTGCGCTGCCTTTGGGCGTGCTCATGACTGGGTTGGGCAACCATGGGTTGTGGTTGGCGTTCCTCGGGTTCATGGCGCTGCGGGCGGTGACGCTGGGGTGGGTTGGGTGGCGGTTGCAGCAGCGAGGTTCGTGGGTTGGCTGA
- a CDS encoding DUF2333 family protein, producing MLDWKNREAKAEPRERVDGRGAAARSYLGGLWSRALGTLIGLYLLVCIGLGWYWSQEPKLFPVQQNAQAAAERSGQQMVVGYTTIETLKTVAGTLLNKPGGYISNDRFPPGLWMDNMPSWEYGVLVQVRDLSRALRKDFARSQSQSTEDADLAKAEPRFNFDNKSWILPSSESEFEEGIKSLTRYQTRLAAGDKGAIFYTRADNLNNWLGDVATRLGSLSQRLSASVGRVKLNTTLKTESVVAGQAPQVDEELVETPWLQIDNVFYEARGQAWALSHLLRAIEVDFADVLAKKNATVSVRQIIRELEASQEPLWSPMVLNGSGFGMWANHSLVMANYISRANAAVIDLRQLLSQG from the coding sequence ATGCTGGACTGGAAAAACCGCGAGGCCAAAGCCGAGCCCCGCGAGCGTGTCGATGGCCGTGGCGCCGCCGCCCGTAGCTACCTTGGCGGCCTCTGGAGCCGTGCCCTGGGAACTCTCATCGGGTTGTACCTGCTGGTGTGTATCGGCCTGGGCTGGTACTGGAGCCAGGAGCCGAAGCTGTTCCCGGTGCAGCAGAACGCTCAGGCCGCAGCCGAGCGCAGTGGCCAGCAGATGGTAGTGGGCTACACAACGATCGAAACCCTCAAGACTGTGGCCGGCACCTTGCTGAACAAGCCGGGTGGCTACATTTCCAACGACCGCTTCCCGCCAGGACTGTGGATGGACAACATGCCGAGCTGGGAATATGGCGTGCTGGTCCAGGTGCGCGACCTGTCCCGTGCCCTGCGCAAGGACTTCGCCCGTTCGCAGTCGCAGTCCACCGAAGACGCCGACCTGGCCAAAGCCGAGCCGCGTTTCAACTTCGACAACAAGAGCTGGATCCTGCCGTCGAGCGAGTCGGAGTTCGAAGAAGGCATCAAGTCCCTGACCCGCTACCAGACCCGTCTGGCTGCCGGCGACAAGGGCGCGATCTTCTACACCCGTGCCGACAACCTGAACAACTGGCTGGGTGACGTCGCCACCCGCCTGGGTTCGCTGTCGCAGCGCCTGTCGGCCAGCGTTGGCCGGGTCAAGCTCAACACTACCCTGAAGACCGAGTCGGTGGTCGCCGGCCAGGCGCCGCAGGTAGATGAAGAGCTGGTGGAAACCCCGTGGCTGCAGATCGACAACGTGTTCTACGAAGCCCGTGGCCAGGCCTGGGCGCTGTCGCACCTGCTGCGTGCCATCGAGGTCGACTTCGCCGACGTGCTGGCGAAGAAGAACGCCACGGTCAGCGTGCGGCAGATCATTCGTGAACTGGAAGCCTCGCAGGAACCGCTGTGGAGCCCGATGGTGCTCAACGGCAGCGGCTTCGGCATGTGGGCCAACCATTCGCTGGTCATGGCCAACTACATTTCCCGGGCCAACGCCGCGGTCATCGACCTGCGTCAGCTGCTGTCGCAGGGTTGA
- a CDS encoding methyl-accepting chemotaxis protein yields the protein MRLKWLTNFNTLLLVTVCIALGATLWWSQRALERPYQLMERYLGLSQQFQNQTARNIQAYLGSGDALRHSAAVEANQQLAASLSDWPPALAAQLRPSLDTLQAFTATELLAAGKLAGDPQALLLQAERELGASFEQLAAYARDSAGSEANRYLLPLLDASVHLGRLSLARDKLVSSGRAELADEVERELQLIRTQAQVIDGLPLLGVTRAAESNADDFAAMMGLQSQASAQQEDVAVGLKRELQSLLNRYPAELQRTREQIERRTALAASTNQRLEAVQQAIAALEPEVRGQHAKIAGEVRIIQGLMIGLILLIALLIDTLQRRLARTLTGLAPALSRWAEGDFAAPIALGKTNRELHDIQESLNRLRQYLVELVGTIRHNAEQVAGSSHALAGMSAALHHGAERQAGDTGQIRDALGELEATIQQVAGDASSAADASRDAGRAVEQGQTVIGQSLSGLRALVDEVQGNARMIEQLAEESATIGGVLTVIRSIAEQTNLLALNAAIEAARAGEMGRGFAVVADEVRSLAQRTTGATGEIQALIDRLQQAARESVAGMRTQLEHAEATANQAQAADGALDEIVSAIRTISDTAVRIADVTAQQSGAVSEIRDHSERIHELGEDNLQRIGEGREQGEQLLSLGGELSKAVLAFRV from the coding sequence ATGCGCCTGAAGTGGCTGACCAATTTCAATACCCTGTTGCTGGTGACCGTTTGTATCGCCCTGGGTGCGACCTTGTGGTGGTCGCAACGTGCCCTGGAGCGCCCCTACCAGTTGATGGAACGTTACCTGGGCCTGTCGCAGCAGTTCCAGAACCAGACAGCGCGCAACATCCAGGCTTACCTGGGCAGTGGCGACGCCTTACGCCATAGCGCTGCCGTCGAGGCCAACCAGCAGCTCGCAGCCTCACTGAGCGACTGGCCGCCCGCGCTCGCCGCCCAGCTGCGCCCGAGCCTGGACACCCTGCAGGCCTTCACCGCCACTGAACTGCTCGCCGCTGGCAAGCTGGCCGGTGACCCGCAGGCCCTGTTGCTGCAGGCCGAACGCGAGCTGGGGGCCAGCTTCGAACAGTTGGCCGCCTATGCCCGCGACAGCGCCGGCAGCGAGGCCAACCGCTACCTGCTGCCACTGCTCGACGCCAGCGTGCACCTGGGCCGCCTGTCGCTGGCCCGGGACAAACTGGTCAGTAGCGGCCGTGCCGAACTGGCCGACGAAGTCGAGCGCGAACTGCAACTGATCCGCACCCAGGCCCAGGTCATCGACGGCCTGCCACTGCTGGGCGTGACCCGGGCCGCCGAATCCAACGCCGACGACTTCGCCGCCATGATGGGCCTGCAATCCCAAGCCAGCGCGCAACAGGAAGACGTGGCAGTCGGCCTCAAGCGCGAGCTGCAAAGCCTGCTCAACCGCTACCCTGCCGAACTGCAACGCACCCGCGAGCAGATCGAGCGCCGCACGGCGCTGGCGGCCAGCACCAACCAGCGGCTGGAAGCCGTGCAACAGGCCATCGCCGCCCTGGAGCCGGAGGTACGCGGCCAGCACGCGAAAATTGCTGGCGAGGTGCGCATCATCCAGGGGCTGATGATCGGCCTGATCCTGCTGATCGCCCTGCTCATCGATACCTTGCAGCGACGCCTGGCCCGCACCCTGACCGGCCTTGCCCCGGCCCTGTCGCGCTGGGCCGAAGGCGATTTTGCCGCGCCAATCGCGCTGGGCAAGACCAACCGCGAGCTGCACGATATCCAGGAATCGCTAAACCGCCTGCGCCAGTACCTGGTAGAGCTGGTAGGTACCATCCGCCACAACGCCGAACAGGTCGCCGGCAGCAGCCACGCCCTGGCCGGCATGAGTGCCGCCCTGCACCACGGCGCCGAGCGCCAGGCCGGCGATACCGGGCAGATTCGCGATGCGCTGGGCGAACTGGAAGCAACCATCCAGCAAGTGGCCGGCGACGCCAGCTCCGCCGCCGATGCCAGCCGCGATGCCGGGCGCGCGGTGGAACAGGGCCAGACGGTGATCGGCCAGAGCCTCTCGGGGCTGCGGGCGCTGGTCGACGAGGTGCAAGGGAATGCACGCATGATCGAACAGCTGGCCGAAGAGTCGGCCACTATCGGCGGCGTGCTGACGGTGATCCGCTCGATCGCCGAACAGACCAACCTGCTGGCTTTGAATGCTGCCATCGAGGCCGCCCGTGCGGGCGAGATGGGCCGTGGCTTCGCAGTGGTGGCTGACGAGGTGCGCTCACTGGCGCAGCGCACCACCGGGGCGACCGGCGAGATCCAGGCGCTGATCGACCGCCTGCAGCAGGCGGCGCGAGAGTCGGTGGCCGGGATGCGCACCCAGCTCGAACATGCCGAAGCCACCGCCAACCAGGCCCAGGCCGCCGATGGCGCGCTGGATGAAATTGTCAGCGCGATCCGTACCATCTCCGACACAGCGGTGCGGATTGCCGATGTCACGGCGCAGCAGAGTGGCGCGGTGAGCGAGATTCGTGATCACAGTGAACGGATTCATGAATTGGGTGAGGACAACCTGCAGCGCATTGGTGAAGGGCGTGAGCAAGGTGAACAGCTGCTGAGCCTTGGGGGGGAATTGAGCAAGGCGGTGCTGGCCTTCAGGGTCTGA
- a CDS encoding NUDIX hydrolase — translation MAISPNEAAHRAASDRELVTWVDEADQVLGALPRAELRERGLIGRCTFILLFNSAGELCVHRRTLSKALYPGYWDVAAGGMVTAGEAYADSAARELAEELGIDGVELRFHERFYFDQPDNRLWCAVYSAVSDAPLRLQPEEVIEARFIGLEQAEQESLTKPYCPDSLAALQRYKASLE, via the coding sequence ATGGCTATCAGCCCAAACGAGGCCGCCCACCGGGCGGCTTCCGACCGCGAACTGGTCACCTGGGTGGACGAAGCCGACCAGGTGCTGGGGGCCTTGCCCCGCGCCGAACTGCGCGAGCGCGGCCTGATCGGGCGTTGCACGTTCATTCTGCTGTTCAACAGCGCCGGTGAGCTGTGCGTGCACCGGCGCACCCTGAGCAAGGCGCTGTACCCGGGGTATTGGGATGTGGCGGCAGGCGGCATGGTGACGGCGGGGGAGGCCTATGCCGACTCGGCGGCGCGTGAGCTGGCCGAGGAACTGGGGATCGACGGGGTGGAGTTGCGCTTTCATGAACGGTTCTACTTCGACCAGCCGGATAACCGCTTGTGGTGTGCGGTGTACTCGGCAGTTTCGGATGCGCCGTTGCGGCTGCAGCCGGAAGAGGTGATCGAGGCGCGCTTCATCGGCCTGGAACAGGCTGAGCAAGAAAGCCTGACGAAGCCGTATTGCCCGGACTCGTTGGCGGCGTTGCAGCGCTATAAAGCAAGCCTCGAATAG
- a CDS encoding translation initiation factor Sui1, translated as MAKKASSFAALGGLVYSTDAGRHCPDCGQPVDACTCKQQVIPEGDGIARVRRESKGRGGKTVTTVTGVPLPLDQLKELATTLKRRCGTGGALKDGVIEIQGDHVELLIAELIKQGFKAKKSGG; from the coding sequence GTGGCCAAGAAAGCTTCTTCCTTCGCCGCCCTTGGCGGTCTCGTTTACTCCACCGATGCCGGTCGGCACTGCCCCGACTGTGGCCAGCCGGTGGACGCCTGCACCTGCAAGCAGCAAGTCATCCCCGAAGGTGACGGCATCGCCCGTGTGCGCCGTGAAAGCAAAGGCCGTGGTGGCAAGACCGTGACTACCGTCACCGGCGTGCCGCTGCCGCTCGACCAGCTCAAGGAGCTGGCCACCACCCTCAAGCGCCGTTGCGGTACCGGCGGTGCGCTGAAGGATGGGGTTATCGAGATCCAGGGCGATCACGTCGAGCTGCTGATCGCCGAGCTGATCAAACAGGGCTTCAAGGCGAAAAAGTCCGGCGGCTGA